One genomic window of Agrobacterium vitis includes the following:
- a CDS encoding 2,3-butanediol dehydrogenase encodes MRALRFHAAKDLRLDDIAEPKRPGPGQVLVRNRFVGICGTDLHEYSYGPIFIPTEPHPFTGAYGPQVLGHEFGGVVEAIGEGVTSVVVGDRVSIQPLVMPRSGDYFADRGLFHLSTQLALVGLSWDGGGMAEAALVNDYNVQKIPNEMTDEEAALVEPTAVAVYACDRGGVTSGNSVLVTGAGPIGMLTLLAARAAGATQLFVSDLNDSRLALAKEVLPDVITINPQRDNVGDVVRLQTEGNVGCDVAIECVGNEHALKACVDAVRKQGVVVQTGLHPHENPIDWFQVTFKDLEIKGSWAYPTHYWPRVIRLIASGLLPATKIVTKRVTLDTAVKEGFDVLLDPAGAQLKILIDLSK; translated from the coding sequence GCCAGGTTCTGGTCCGCAATCGCTTCGTCGGGATTTGCGGCACGGATCTTCACGAATACAGCTACGGCCCGATCTTCATCCCGACCGAGCCACACCCCTTCACCGGCGCCTATGGCCCGCAAGTGCTCGGCCATGAATTCGGCGGCGTCGTTGAGGCGATTGGCGAAGGCGTTACGTCCGTCGTCGTTGGCGACCGCGTATCGATCCAGCCCCTCGTCATGCCAAGGTCCGGCGACTATTTCGCCGATCGCGGCCTTTTCCACTTAAGCACGCAGTTAGCGCTAGTGGGCTTGAGCTGGGATGGCGGCGGCATGGCCGAAGCAGCGCTCGTCAATGACTACAATGTCCAGAAAATCCCGAACGAGATGACCGATGAAGAGGCAGCCCTAGTCGAACCAACGGCGGTTGCTGTCTATGCCTGCGATCGCGGCGGCGTGACGTCCGGCAACAGCGTGCTGGTAACTGGCGCCGGTCCCATCGGCATGCTGACGTTGCTTGCCGCGCGCGCGGCAGGCGCCACCCAGCTTTTTGTATCTGATCTCAATGACTCCAGGCTCGCGCTTGCGAAAGAGGTGTTGCCCGATGTCATCACGATCAACCCGCAGCGCGACAATGTCGGTGATGTCGTTCGCTTGCAAACGGAAGGCAACGTCGGCTGCGATGTCGCCATCGAATGCGTAGGCAACGAACATGCCCTGAAGGCCTGCGTCGACGCGGTGCGCAAACAGGGCGTCGTGGTCCAGACCGGCCTGCATCCGCATGAAAATCCGATCGACTGGTTTCAGGTGACATTCAAAGATCTGGAAATCAAAGGGTCCTGGGCATACCCGACACATTATTGGCCACGGGTCATCAGGCTGATTGCTTCCGGTCTGCTGCCGGCAACGAAGATCGTCACCAAGCGCGTCACCCTCGATACAGCTGTCAAGGAAGGCTTCGACGTCCTGCTTGACCCGGCTGGAGCCCAACTCAAGATCCTGATCGATCTTTCAAAATAG